In Clostridia bacterium, a genomic segment contains:
- a CDS encoding aspartate carbamoyltransferase catalytic subunit: MGIKAKDLLSMEQLSREQIELILQTAKEMKKIIKRDLKKVPTLRGKSIVTLFYEPSTRTRTSFELAGKYMSADVVNINPAVSSMVKGESLKDMGLSLQAMGVDLVIIRHKMAGAPAFLSNFLEARIINAGDGFHEHPTQALLDLLTIEEYYGSLAGLKVAIIGDILHSRVARSNLSGLTTMGAQVKLCGPATFIPPGVEEKAEITYDLKEAIQDADVIMVLRLQLERQRAGFFPSLREYSQLYGINKTKLALAKKDCLVIHPGPINRGIEISGEVADSLNSYIPEQVTNGVAVRMALLYLMLVRKGADD; the protein is encoded by the coding sequence ATGGGGATTAAGGCTAAAGATCTTTTAAGTATGGAACAGCTTAGTCGTGAGCAAATAGAGTTAATTTTGCAAACAGCTAAGGAAATGAAAAAGATTATTAAGCGTGATTTAAAAAAAGTACCTACTCTCAGAGGTAAATCAATAGTTACACTTTTTTATGAACCAAGTACTCGTACCCGTACTTCCTTTGAATTAGCCGGTAAATATATGAGTGCTGATGTAGTTAATATTAATCCAGCTGTTAGTAGTATGGTTAAAGGAGAAAGTTTAAAGGATATGGGGTTGAGTTTACAAGCCATGGGTGTAGATTTGGTGATTATTCGCCACAAGATGGCTGGTGCTCCCGCTTTTTTGAGTAATTTCTTGGAAGCAAGAATAATTAATGCTGGTGATGGTTTTCATGAACATCCCACACAGGCTTTATTGGACCTTTTAACCATTGAAGAATATTATGGCAGTTTGGCAGGTTTAAAGGTAGCCATAATTGGCGATATTTTACACAGCCGGGTGGCCCGTTCTAATTTAAGTGGTTTAACTACTATGGGGGCTCAAGTGAAATTATGTGGACCGGCGACTTTTATTCCACCTGGGGTGGAAGAAAAAGCCGAAATTACTTATGATTTAAAAGAAGCTATTCAGGATGCTGATGTAATTATGGTTTTAAGATTACAATTGGAAAGACAGCGGGCCGGCTTTTTTCCATCACTGCGGGAATATAGTCAATTATATGGTATAAATAAAACGAAATTGGCTTTAGCTAAAAAAGACTGTTTGGTTATTCATCCAGGACCGATTAATCGGGGCATTGAAATTTCGGGTGAAGTAGCTGACAGTCTTAATTCTTATATTCCGGAACAAGTGACCAATGGAGTGGCAGTACGTATGGCTCTTTTATACTTAATGTTAGTGCGGAAAGGAGCTGATGATTAA